The genomic segment AAGCTTAGAGTGAATAAAGAAAAGAGTACAGTAGATAGACCTTGGAAACTTAAATTTTTAGGATTTTCATTTTACCGGGCAAAAGGTGAATACAGAATGAGAGTTCCTCAAAAACCTATAATCAAATTCAAAGCAAAGCTAAAAGAATTAACTTCAAGAAGTAATGCGATGAGCATGAAATATAGGTTTATGAAACTTAAGCAAGTGATAGTTGGATGGATAAATTATTTTGCTATTGCAGACATTAAAAGTATTCTTAAAACACTTGATGAATGGTTAAGGCGAAGAATTAGAATGTGTTTTTGGAAACAATGGAAAAAGATTAAAACAAAATATGGGAACCTTGTTAAATTAGGAATACCAAACAATAAAGCTTTGCAATATGCAAATACAAGGAAAGGCTATTGGAGAACATCCAATAGCCCTATATTAAACAAAACATTGACCAATAAATACCTTAAAAATATAGGATTAGTTTCTATATCTGAGACATATTTATTAAAACATTAATTTCTATTGAACCGCCGTGTACCGAACGGTATGCACGGTGGTGTGAGAGGTCGCTAAATAAATTAATTATTTAGCTCCTACTCGATTCATGCAATCTCAAAAAACAAATGAATATTGTATTAATTGTATGCATAATTTGAAAAAATTGGTTTTATTAAAAGTTATATTGTGGTACAATAAGTTTAACTAATCTGTCTAAGAGGGTGTTTTAGATGAACGTTGTAACAATAAAGATAAACGGTGTTGAATATAATTTAAAAGGTGATGAAAGAGAAGAATATTTACATATGGTAGCTAGTTATGTTGATAAAAAAATAAAAAATATAATGAGTAATAATGAAAAGCTTAGTACTTCCTCAGCAGCAATTTTAACTGCTTTAAATTTAGGTGATGATATGTTTAAAAGTAAGTCACTTTGCAAGGAACTTTTGAGTAAGGGTGAATCTTTAGAAAAACATGATAATGAATTGACTGAGCAGTTAGAAGGTTTAAAAAAACAGTTAAATCATTTGGAAGACTATAATCAAGAATTACTTAACAAGTGTAAAAACACAGAAAAAACTGAATATGTAAAAACATTAGAGCAAGAAAATATAGAGATGCAACAACAATTAGATGTGATGCAAGTGACTAGTAAAAGTTGTATCGAAGAAAATAGAAGAACAAAAACAGAAAATAAAGAAATGAGATTTAAGCTTCAATCTTATAAGTACAAAATAATCGATTCACAAAATAAGTTGATAGAATACCAAATTAGTTTAGCTAAACAAAAGAAAATTAATAATCCACTTTTAGCTTCACATAAAAAATAAAAATTATTTAATTGTCGCCGAAAGGCGATTTTTTTAATGGACGAGAAATATATTTACAAAAGGCTCACAATTTTTAAAATAATTGTGAGTCTATTTTTTATTATAATGACTTTAAGTTGATAAAGTGTAATATTAAAATGCTCATGAAACATATAATTATATTGATAGCGAAATTAAAGACTGTTATATTAACAACAATTATTAAGTTATATCAAATTGTTTATAAAAAAAGGGGGGAAAACAATGAAAAGAAGAATTGCTGGATGTTTAAGTTTAGCAATGTCAATGGCTCTAGTATTATCGGGTTGTGGTAAAAGTGATGTTGGGAGAGCAGCGAAGGATTTAAAAGGATCAGAAGTTATAGCGGCTGTAAATCCAGAAAAAGTGCCACAAACAGCAAAAAACAGAAAAGATACTTTAATTGTTGGATTTACAGCACCAGAAGGAAAATTTAATCCCATATATGAAAGTTCAGTAGATGATGGTTATGTTGCTCAATTAGTTTTTGAAGGGTTATTGACAAATGATGCGAAAGGAAATCCTGTAGAAAAAGTAGCTAAGAAATGGGAGATTTCAAAGGATAGCAAAACCTATACCTTCCATTTAAACAAAGGCATTAAATTTAGCAATGGAGAAGAATTAACTGCAAAGGACGTGGAATTTACTTATACAGCTATTTGTGACCCAAAGTATGATGGACCCAGAACAGACGCTGTAGATAAATTGGTTGGGTATAAGGAATACAATAAAGGTGATGCTAAAACTGTTAAAGGCATAAAGGTTATAGATGACAATACAATTTCATTTACATTAACAGATGTTAAATCACCAGCTCTAAGTTCTGATTTTATTTATGGAATTATGTGCAAGAGTTATTATGCATTTGAAAAAGGTAATATAGATAAATTAAAAAAAACATTCTTAAAACCGATGGGCAGTGGTCCATATATATTTAAAGCATATAAGGCAGGTCAAGAAGCTGACTTTGAGAAAAACCCTAGTTATTGGAAGGGTGAAGCTAAGATTAATAAGTTAATATTAAAAGTTACTAATGCTCAAACCAATATTCAATCACTTTCCGCTGGTGAAGTAGATATTGATAGAATTGCAACTGAACCAGAAAATATCCAAATGCTTAAAAGTGCAGGATTCATAGATATGCAACTTTTTCCGGATAATGGATATGGATATATAGGGTTAAATCTTAAAGATGAAAAATTAAAAGATGAAAGGGTACGGCAAGCACTTACTTATGGTTTAAATAGAAAAGGATTTATAGATGCTAGATATAAAGGATATGCTGATGTTTGTAATGCACCAGTATCACAAGTATCTTGGGCATATACTGATGACATAAATAAATATGAATATAATCCTGAAAAAGCAAATAAATTATTAGAAGCAGCAGGTTGGATTAAAAAGGAAGATGGATTTAGATATAAGGATGGTAAAAAGTTTCAAATCCATTGGATGACTTATCAAGGAAGTAAATACGTAGAATTGTTAATTCCAATAGTAAAGGAGAATTGGAAGGCCATAGGAATAGATGTTATTCCTGAATTAATGGAATTCAAGACTATGTGTACAAAGGTTTTTGATGAACAAAAATTTGATATGTATAATATGTCTTGGACTTTAAGTATTGATCCAGATCCATCAGGATTATTCTCAGAAAAGCAAGCAGAGCTCGGTGGATTCAATCCAGGAAATTGGGTAAATAAAGAAAGTGAAAAATTAATGGCAGATGCTCTTAAGACTACGGATGTAAAAGAAAGAAAGGTATTATATCAAAAGTGGTTAAAACTTTTCACAGAGGAAGCTCCATATGTTTTGTTAGATCAATGTAAAATGATGTGGGCTGTAAGTTCAAGAGTTAAAGGTATAAACATCTCTCCATATGTTAATTTTACTTATCAAATTGCAGATGCAGAATTGATTGAACCTAAAGCTAAATAGGTAAATGATGCTTTAATTATATTTTGCTATGCTTGGGGTTACCAAGCATAGTTTATAAAGGGGGATTGTCATGAGGCAGTATATAACTAGAAGATTACTGCAAATGATACCAGTTTTAATAGGGGTATCTATAGTAATATTTTTAATATTGCAGTTGGCACCAGGTGATGCATTAACAGGTAAAATGGATCCACATTTAACACCAGAAAGAAAGCAAGAATTAAGACATCAAATGGGACTAGATCTACCGGCGTATAAGCAGTATCTTAGATGGGCTGGAGGAGTACTTCATGGGGATTTTGGCGAATCTACTAACTTTAAACAGCCAGTAGGAAAGGTTATGAACACATATATTTGGAATACATTTTACCTAGCTATACTCTCATTAATACTAAGTGTATTAATCTCAATTCCAATCGGAGTGGTTTCTGCAACTAAGCAGTACTCAAAATTTGATGGATTTTTCACCGTGTTTGCCCTGATAGGTATTTCTATGCCCTCATTCTTTTTTGGTATGCTTCTTATAAAAGTTTTTGCTGTAGACCTTAAAATACTTCCGGTTTCTGGAATGAGCACGGCTGGAAGTACAGTAGCAGGCATTTCCTATGGTTTAGATGTAGCTCGTCATATGATACTACCGCTAATTGTACTTACTTTAAGTAGTGTGGCAGGTCTTATGAGATACACAAGATCAAGTATGCTAGAGGTAATAAGGCAGGATTATATAAGAACAGCTAGAGCTAAAGGACTTAAAGAAAAAGTGGTTATATATAAACATGCTCTTAGAAATGGAATGATTCCTGTTATTACTTTACTGGGATTTTGGCTTCCTTTATTATTTTCTGGAGCGTTTATTACAGAAAGCATTTTTGGGTGGCCTGGCATAGGACCTATAGAAATTGCTGCAGTAAGTGGACGTGATTATCCACTGCTCATGGGAATAAATATCTTATTTGCAGTGTTAACTTTGGTTGGGAATCTAATTGCAGATGTTACTTATGCCGTAGTTGATCCGAGAATAAGGCTTAAATAGGAGGTGTTAAAATGCAAGCAGAAGTAAAACCAAAAGTGAAGCAAATTAAAAAAGAAGAAATTTTAAGCCCTTGGAAGATAATAAGAAAACGGTTAAAAAAGAATAAACTAGCTATATTTGGAATGTATATACTGTTGTTTATGGTGATTATGGCATTAATTGGTCCATTAATATCACCTTATAAAATGGAAACTATAGATTTATACAATGTATCATCTTCACCTTCTTTTAAACATCTTTTGGGTACCGATGATGTGGGAAGAGATGTTTTAGTAAGAGTGATGTATGGGGGCAGAATATCTCTGTCAGTAGGAGTGCTCGCTGTATTTGTTGAAGTACTAATTGGAAGTATGTTAGGAGGAATAGCAGGCTTTTATGGTGGAACAGTGGATAGTGTAATAATGAGGATAGTTGATATATTCTTATGCTTTCCAAGTTTGCCACTACTAATAATGCTGGCAGCTGTAATGTCAGATTTAAATGTTGCCCCACAGTATAGGATGTACGTAGTTATGTTTATTATAGGATTACTTGGATGGCCAAGCCTTTGCCGTATTGTTCGAGGACAAATACTATCGCTTAGGGAACAGGAATTTATGCAGGCAGCAGAAGCTTTAGGACTTAAGGATAGAAGGAAAATATTTAGTCATCTACTACCAAATACCTATGCGTCTATTATAGTTTCAGCTACTTTAGGTATAGGTGGTGCAATTCTAACGGAATCAGCATTAAGTTTTCTAGGACTTGGAGTTACTCCCCCTACGCCGTCTTGGGGTCAAATGGTCCAGGCAGTTAATAATGCATATATATTACAATTCAAACCTTGGATTTGGGCGCCTCCTGGCATATGCATTTTCTTAACGGTAATGGGTATAAATTTATTTGGAGATGGACTTCGCGACGCCATCGATCCCAAACTAAAGGTTTAGGAGGTGTATTATGAGTAAAAATTTAGTGGAGATAAAAAATTTGAAAACATATTTTTACACAGAAGATGGAATTGTGAAAGCTGTTGATGATGTTAGTTTTAATATTAGAAAAGGTGAAATAATAGGTGTAGTTGGAGAATCGGGTTGTGGTAAAAGCGTTACGGCAATGTCAATAATGAGATTAATTCCGTCACCACCCGGAAAAATAGTTGGAGGCGAAATTCTGTTTGAAAATAAAAATATTTTAGAACTTAAAGGCGATGAAATAAGAAAAATAAGGGGGAATGACATAGCAGTAATATTTCAAGAGCCTATGACTTCATTAAATCCTATATTCACTATAGGGTATCAAATAGAAGAAGTAATAATGCTCCATCAAAAGTTAAATAAAGTTAAGGCTAGGGAAAAAGCAGTAGATATGTTAAAGCTAGTTGGAGTGCCAAGAGCTGAGGACATAGTGAAGTGTTACCCTCATGAGCTTAGTGGAGGTATGCGCCAAAGGGCAATGATTGCAATGGCTGTGTCTTGTAATCCAAAGCTTTTAATAGCAGATGAGCCAACTACTGCATTAGATGTAACAATTCAAGCGCAAATACTTGATATTATGAAGGATCTAAAGAAAAAGCTTAATACTTCAATAATGCTAATAACTCATGATCTTGGAGTAATTGCTGAAATGGCAGAATATGTAGTAGTAATGTATGCTGGTAAGGTTATTGAAGAAGCACCTGTAATTGAGTTATTTAAAAATCCAATGCATCCATATACTGAAGGCTTAATGAAATCTAAACCTTCACTGGATAAAGATGTAGATAGATTATACTCAATACCCGGACAGGTTCCAAACCCAATTAATATGCCAGAAGAATGTTATTTTTGTGCAAGATGCCCGAAAGCTATGGATATTTGTAGAAAGAAGCAACCACCTACTTACGAGATAAGGCAAGGACATAAGGTAGCCTGCTTTTTATATGAGGAGCAAAACAACTAATAAATATTTTGTACTATGAAGCGATGCAAGGAGGGGAAGTAAGTGCACGATGAAATAGTTAGAGTAGAGAATTTAAAAACATATTTTCCTATTCAGGGTGGAATACTTAAAAAGACTGTAGGTTATGTTAAAGCTGTAGATGGGGTATCTCTATATATAAATAAAGGTGAAACCTTGGGCCTAGTGGGTGAATCAGGATGTGGGAAAACTACAGTTGGTAGAACTATGTTAAGGCTTATAAACAAAACAGAAGGCAATGTTTATTTTAAAAATCAAAATGTATTTGATTTATCGAAAAAAGATTTAAGAAAGATGAGACCTAAAATGCAAATAATTTTTCAAGATCCATATAGTTCTCTTAATCCAAGACTTACTATAGGGCAAATAGTTGGAGAATCGCTAATAGATCATGAGTTATTGCCTAAAAGCGAAATTGCTGGTAGAGTTAAAGAGGTGCTTGAGATTTGTGGGCTTGCACCTTATCACATAAGAAGATACCCACATGAATTTTCAGGTGGGCAAAGGCAGAGAATAGGAATAGCAAGAGCTCTTATATTAAATCCTGAATTTATAGTTGCTGATGAACCTGTATCAGCACTAGATGTGTCCATTCAATCTCAAATAGTTAATTTAATGTGTGATCTTCAAGAAAAAATGGGGTTTTCATATTTATTTATTTCGCATGATTTAAGTGTAGTAAAACATATTAGTCATAGAATAGGGGTTATGTACCTAGGATCTTTGGTGGAATTAGCATCAAAAAATGAATTGTATAATAATCCTCTTCATCCATATACGAAGGCATTGTTATCGGCAGTGCCTCTACCAGATCCAACATTAAAGAGAGAAAGAATTATTCTTAAGGGAGACATACCAAGTCCGGCAAATCCACCCTCTGGCTGTAAATTTCATACCCGATGTCAATATGCTGTGGAAAGATGCAAAAATGAATGTCCACAGTATAAAGATGTAGGCAGTAAACATTTTGTAGCTTGCCACTTGCTGTAAGGTAATGATTGGTAGCATAAAAGGATAGTATATTGAATTTCCAAAGTAAGGGGGGAATATATGAGACAGGAAAGAGAACTAGAAAGAATAAAGGATAGTGATTTGAATTGTGATGAAGGTGTAGGATGGAAGGACATTGTAGCCATTGTTATAGCACAATTTCAGATATTTATGCCAATAGTTATGGGAGCTGCATTAGTCATGAGTTTGTTGTTATTTATTGTAATGAAAGTATGGATCAGAAGTTAATAATAGTCAACTAGTAGTTGTAAAAAAATGTATATTTGTTTAAGAATACACCCTAGAGATAATGAAAAATTTGTCGAAGATGAATTTGCACTATCACTTGGGTGCTTATTTGGGTATAATTGAAGTGTAGGGACATTTAATCTCATGCCCCTAATGTTAGAACATGAAAAGGATGGTATGTATATGAATTTGTTAACAATAGAAGAAATGAGTAAAAGTTATAGTGAAAAAATACTCATTAATAAAGTGTCATTAGGTATAAGTGATGGCGATAAAATTGGATTAATAGGAGTTAATGGAACAGGAAAATCAACTTTTTTAAAAATAATAGCTGGCTTTGAAGTTCCTGATGGGGGAAGAATTTTAAAGGGAAACAAAGTGAATATAGAATATTTATCTCAAAATCCTAAATTTGACCCAGAAGCTACAGTGCTTGAGCAAATTTTTAAAAGTGAAACTGATGTTATGAAGGTTATAAGAGAATATGAAGTAGCTATGGAGAAAATGGAGGAAAATCCAGAAGATGAATCCGTTCAAAATACTTTAATGAACCTTAACACTAAGATGGACGCATGTAACGGATGGGAAGTTCAAAATGAAGCTAAAATAATACTTACAAAGCTTGGAATAACCGATTTTAAGCAGCGAATAGGCAACCTTTCAGGTGGACAAAGAAAAAGAGTCGCTTTGTGTAGTGCTCTAATTACTCCCTCAGATTTATTAATTTTGGATGAGCCTACAAATCATATGGATAATAAAATAATAGATTGGCTTGAGAAATTTTTAAATAGTAGAAAAGGTGCACTACTTATGATTACTCATGATAGGTATTTTTTAGATAGAATAACAAATAAAATTATTGAGCTTGATAAGGGTAATCTATATAGTTATCAGGGGAATTATAGTGTGTTTTTGGAAAAGAAAGTTGAAAGAATGGCTTTAATGGATACAATAGAGAAAAAAAGAGAGAGTTTATTTAAAAAGGAACTAGCTTGGATAAGACGTGGGGCTAAAGCTAGAAGTACTAAGCAAAAGGCGAGAATTGACCGTTTTGATGAGCTTCGCGATGGAAAAGTTGATGTAACAAACGAAAAGTTAGAATTATCCTCGGCATCTACTAGACTTGGTAAAAAGATTATGAATGTAGAGAACATATATAAAGCATATGGTGATAAAAAATTAATTAGTAATTTTAGTCATACTTTTACTAGGAGAGATAAAGTAGGTATTATAGGACCTAATGGTATGGGGAAATCTACGCTTATGAATATTTTAAGTGGAGTATTAAGCCCAGATTCAGGGGTAATAGATTGGGGAGAAACATTGAAAATTGGCTTTTTCCATCAAGAAAATGGTGAGATGAACGAAAAGCTACGTGCTATAGAGTACATTCGAGAAGGTGCAGAATATATAACTACAGGCGATGGAGAACAGGTTACAGCTTCTCAAATGCTTGAGAGATTCTTATTTGATGGAACTACTAAGCATTCATTTATTTCTAGTTTATCCGGTGGAGAAAAACGAAGACTATATTTATTAAGGATTCTTATGGAAGCTCCAAATGTACTATTTTTAGATGAGCCAACTAATGACTTTGATATTCAAACTCTAGCAGTACTCGAAGATTATTTAGATGGGTTTAGTGGTGTGGTTATAACTGTATCTCATGATAGATACTTTTTAGATAGAGTATCTGACAAAATATTCAGTTTTGAGGGAAATGAAAAGATAATTCAATTTGTAGGTAATTATTCTGAGTATAAAGAATATATAGAAAAAAATCCGAATTTACTAGAAGTAGATAAAGAAGACAAAAAAGATGTAAATGAAGAGGTTGCAAGCAGTAAAGATGAGGCAATTAAAGAAGAGAAGCTTTTGAAAATTACATTTAAAGAGCAGAAAGAATTTGATGAAATCGACGGTAAAATTGAGCAAAAGGAAGCAGAACTTGTGGATATTAATAAAAAAATCAATGATGGAAGTAGTGATTTTGAATATTTGCAGAAACTAGTTAAGCAGCAAAAGAATATTGGAGTTGAAGCTGAACAGCTAATGGTGCGATGGACATATTTAAATGAATTAGTTGAGAAAATAGAGCAGCAGAAAAACAATTAAATCATCACCCACTTATACAAGTGGGTGATTTTGTTTCTGAAATGTTATTGAAAATTTATGAGTGATAAGTTTATTTAATAAAGAAGGTATGGTCTGTGGATAAAAATAGAGATATAAAAATATCTGTGCGTAACTTAGTAGAGTTTGTACTAAGGGCTGGCGATTTAGATATGAGGTTTATGGGGAGTAGCAGAGCTGTAGAGGGAACCAAAGCACATCAAAAAATTCAAAGTGAGAATAAAGAAAAGTATTCGGTATTACTTGGAGAAGAATATCGCGCTGAGGTAAGTTTAAAACACAGTATACTATATAATGGGGCCTCGATTATAATTGAGGGGCGTGCTGATGGTATTCTAATCAAAAATAATAAAGTTACCATAGATGAAATTAAAACAGTTGCTAAAGATATAGAACTTATTAAGGAAGATTATAATA from the Clostridium sp. CM027 genome contains:
- a CDS encoding ABC-F family ATP-binding cassette domain-containing protein; its protein translation is MNLLTIEEMSKSYSEKILINKVSLGISDGDKIGLIGVNGTGKSTFLKIIAGFEVPDGGRILKGNKVNIEYLSQNPKFDPEATVLEQIFKSETDVMKVIREYEVAMEKMEENPEDESVQNTLMNLNTKMDACNGWEVQNEAKIILTKLGITDFKQRIGNLSGGQRKRVALCSALITPSDLLILDEPTNHMDNKIIDWLEKFLNSRKGALLMITHDRYFLDRITNKIIELDKGNLYSYQGNYSVFLEKKVERMALMDTIEKKRESLFKKELAWIRRGAKARSTKQKARIDRFDELRDGKVDVTNEKLELSSASTRLGKKIMNVENIYKAYGDKKLISNFSHTFTRRDKVGIIGPNGMGKSTLMNILSGVLSPDSGVIDWGETLKIGFFHQENGEMNEKLRAIEYIREGAEYITTGDGEQVTASQMLERFLFDGTTKHSFISSLSGGEKRRLYLLRILMEAPNVLFLDEPTNDFDIQTLAVLEDYLDGFSGVVITVSHDRYFLDRVSDKIFSFEGNEKIIQFVGNYSEYKEYIEKNPNLLEVDKEDKKDVNEEVASSKDEAIKEEKLLKITFKEQKEFDEIDGKIEQKEAELVDINKKINDGSSDFEYLQKLVKQQKNIGVEAEQLMVRWTYLNELVEKIEQQKNN
- a CDS encoding cell division protein ZapA, whose protein sequence is MNVVTIKINGVEYNLKGDEREEYLHMVASYVDKKIKNIMSNNEKLSTSSAAILTALNLGDDMFKSKSLCKELLSKGESLEKHDNELTEQLEGLKKQLNHLEDYNQELLNKCKNTEKTEYVKTLEQENIEMQQQLDVMQVTSKSCIEENRRTKTENKEMRFKLQSYKYKIIDSQNKLIEYQISLAKQKKINNPLLASHKK
- a CDS encoding ABC transporter permease, which produces MRQYITRRLLQMIPVLIGVSIVIFLILQLAPGDALTGKMDPHLTPERKQELRHQMGLDLPAYKQYLRWAGGVLHGDFGESTNFKQPVGKVMNTYIWNTFYLAILSLILSVLISIPIGVVSATKQYSKFDGFFTVFALIGISMPSFFFGMLLIKVFAVDLKILPVSGMSTAGSTVAGISYGLDVARHMILPLIVLTLSSVAGLMRYTRSSMLEVIRQDYIRTARAKGLKEKVVIYKHALRNGMIPVITLLGFWLPLLFSGAFITESIFGWPGIGPIEIAAVSGRDYPLLMGINILFAVLTLVGNLIADVTYAVVDPRIRLK
- a CDS encoding ABC transporter ATP-binding protein — its product is MSKNLVEIKNLKTYFYTEDGIVKAVDDVSFNIRKGEIIGVVGESGCGKSVTAMSIMRLIPSPPGKIVGGEILFENKNILELKGDEIRKIRGNDIAVIFQEPMTSLNPIFTIGYQIEEVIMLHQKLNKVKAREKAVDMLKLVGVPRAEDIVKCYPHELSGGMRQRAMIAMAVSCNPKLLIADEPTTALDVTIQAQILDIMKDLKKKLNTSIMLITHDLGVIAEMAEYVVVMYAGKVIEEAPVIELFKNPMHPYTEGLMKSKPSLDKDVDRLYSIPGQVPNPINMPEECYFCARCPKAMDICRKKQPPTYEIRQGHKVACFLYEEQNN
- a CDS encoding ABC transporter substrate-binding protein, coding for MKRRIAGCLSLAMSMALVLSGCGKSDVGRAAKDLKGSEVIAAVNPEKVPQTAKNRKDTLIVGFTAPEGKFNPIYESSVDDGYVAQLVFEGLLTNDAKGNPVEKVAKKWEISKDSKTYTFHLNKGIKFSNGEELTAKDVEFTYTAICDPKYDGPRTDAVDKLVGYKEYNKGDAKTVKGIKVIDDNTISFTLTDVKSPALSSDFIYGIMCKSYYAFEKGNIDKLKKTFLKPMGSGPYIFKAYKAGQEADFEKNPSYWKGEAKINKLILKVTNAQTNIQSLSAGEVDIDRIATEPENIQMLKSAGFIDMQLFPDNGYGYIGLNLKDEKLKDERVRQALTYGLNRKGFIDARYKGYADVCNAPVSQVSWAYTDDINKYEYNPEKANKLLEAAGWIKKEDGFRYKDGKKFQIHWMTYQGSKYVELLIPIVKENWKAIGIDVIPELMEFKTMCTKVFDEQKFDMYNMSWTLSIDPDPSGLFSEKQAELGGFNPGNWVNKESEKLMADALKTTDVKERKVLYQKWLKLFTEEAPYVLLDQCKMMWAVSSRVKGINISPYVNFTYQIADAELIEPKAK
- a CDS encoding ABC transporter ATP-binding protein; the encoded protein is MHDEIVRVENLKTYFPIQGGILKKTVGYVKAVDGVSLYINKGETLGLVGESGCGKTTVGRTMLRLINKTEGNVYFKNQNVFDLSKKDLRKMRPKMQIIFQDPYSSLNPRLTIGQIVGESLIDHELLPKSEIAGRVKEVLEICGLAPYHIRRYPHEFSGGQRQRIGIARALILNPEFIVADEPVSALDVSIQSQIVNLMCDLQEKMGFSYLFISHDLSVVKHISHRIGVMYLGSLVELASKNELYNNPLHPYTKALLSAVPLPDPTLKRERIILKGDIPSPANPPSGCKFHTRCQYAVERCKNECPQYKDVGSKHFVACHLL
- the opp4C gene encoding oligopeptide ABC transporter permease — its product is MQAEVKPKVKQIKKEEILSPWKIIRKRLKKNKLAIFGMYILLFMVIMALIGPLISPYKMETIDLYNVSSSPSFKHLLGTDDVGRDVLVRVMYGGRISLSVGVLAVFVEVLIGSMLGGIAGFYGGTVDSVIMRIVDIFLCFPSLPLLIMLAAVMSDLNVAPQYRMYVVMFIIGLLGWPSLCRIVRGQILSLREQEFMQAAEALGLKDRRKIFSHLLPNTYASIIVSATLGIGGAILTESALSFLGLGVTPPTPSWGQMVQAVNNAYILQFKPWIWAPPGICIFLTVMGINLFGDGLRDAIDPKLKV